The Eubacteriaceae bacterium Marseille-Q4139 genome has a window encoding:
- a CDS encoding IS3 family transposase: MRGNRKEAGLSLIRHEHIYQAVKEEQEEHDYPIQALCKIGGVSRAAYYKWLNHEMSENEQENRKIAELIEKIHIESPDKGYRRIRDELERYHDIDVNDKRVLRICRKLGIKSTIKYANDSCTRQAANPQYIAENILNREFTAEAPNEKWLTDVTEFHYYIGNEKHKVYLSAILDLYDRRIVSYRIGDSNSNALVFDTFDDAVKDNPDAHPMFHSDRGFQYTNRAFHAKLEAAGMMQSMSRVAKCIDNGPMEGFWGILKRERYYGKRFMDRESLVVMIEKYINYYNNRRLQRKLGIVTPMEKHEKYLQAA; encoded by the coding sequence ATTAGAGGAAATCGAAAGGAGGCGGGGCTGAGCCTGATCCGCCACGAGCATATCTATCAGGCTGTCAAAGAAGAACAGGAAGAACACGATTATCCGATACAGGCGCTTTGTAAGATTGGCGGTGTTTCAAGGGCGGCTTATTACAAATGGCTGAACCATGAAATGTCAGAGAATGAACAGGAAAACCGAAAAATTGCGGAACTGATAGAAAAAATCCACATAGAATCACCTGATAAGGGTTATCGCAGAATCCGTGATGAGTTGGAGCGTTACCATGACATTGATGTAAATGATAAACGTGTTTTGCGCATCTGCCGGAAACTTGGTATCAAATCCACCATTAAATATGCAAACGATAGCTGTACAAGACAGGCTGCAAATCCACAGTACATAGCCGAAAATATCCTGAATCGTGAATTTACGGCAGAAGCTCCGAATGAAAAGTGGTTGACCGATGTAACGGAATTTCATTACTATATCGGAAATGAAAAGCACAAGGTATATTTAAGTGCAATTCTTGACCTGTATGACCGAAGAATCGTATCCTACCGTATTGGAGACAGTAATAGTAATGCATTAGTGTTTGATACCTTTGATGATGCAGTCAAAGATAATCCTGATGCACATCCGATGTTTCACAGTGACAGAGGCTTTCAATACACCAATAGAGCCTTTCATGCAAAACTTGAAGCAGCAGGGATGATGCAGAGCATGTCCAGAGTAGCAAAGTGTATCGATAATGGACCAATGGAAGGATTCTGGGGAATTCTAAAACGGGAGCGTTATTATGGTAAACGATTTATGGACAGAGAATCACTGGTGGTCATGATAGAGAAATATATCAATTACTATAACAACAGACGTTTGCAGAGGAAGCTTGGTATAGTAACACCAATGGAGAAACACGAAAAATATTTACAGGCAGCGTAA
- a CDS encoding MarR family transcriptional regulator: MKPGTQEERGGLCIDSREHRLVETYIRTNKLHKRVLERHLNKTGVYRSQHQLLMYVFRHPEASQKELARLYNVSTAAIAVSLKKLEKGGYIRRLVDEDDNRFNKILITEKGRSVVAESVDFFKKVEARMFAGFSADEEETFYTCVCRIHENLSAMLEEEEREGQKP; this comes from the coding sequence ATGAAACCAGGAACGCAGGAAGAACGCGGCGGCCTGTGCATCGACAGCAGGGAGCACCGGCTTGTGGAGACCTATATCCGCACCAACAAGCTGCATAAGCGCGTGCTGGAGCGCCATCTCAACAAAACCGGCGTTTACAGGAGCCAGCATCAGCTTTTGATGTATGTGTTCCGCCATCCGGAGGCGTCCCAGAAGGAGCTTGCCAGGCTTTACAACGTCTCGACGGCCGCCATAGCCGTTTCTTTAAAGAAGTTAGAAAAGGGCGGCTATATCAGGCGGCTTGTGGACGAGGACGACAACAGGTTCAATAAGATTTTGATTACGGAAAAAGGCCGCAGCGTGGTGGCGGAAAGCGTGGATTTTTTTAAGAAGGTGGAGGCCAGGATGTTTGCCGGTTTTTCGGCAGACGAGGAGGAGACGTTTTACACCTGTGTCTGCCGCATCCATGAAAACCTGAGCGCCATGCTGGAGGAAGAGGAAAGAGAGGGACAGAAACCATGA
- a CDS encoding ABC transporter ATP-binding protein translates to MKRYRKYIAPYLSSFIIGPLMMLTEVAGEVFLPKLMSMIINNGVANRDMGYIARTGGLMLLAVVFMAAGGILGAYFSSKAAICFTSDLRSDVFKKVQQFSFANIDEFSTGSLVTRLTNDIQQVQNVLMMALRMALRSPGMFIGALIMAFTMNARLALVILIVIPVLILSIGLILKTAYPRFEMLQKKLDRLNSGIQEALTNVRVVKSFVREDFEIQKFSALNEDLKDSSLRAMRIVIMTMPVMMLMMNITTLAVVWYGGNLIIAGSMPVGDLTAFTTYIVQILMSLMMLSMIFLQSSRARASLRRINEVMDTPIDLNDDEAAYKEKKVESGRVEFKDVSFGYGKGDGRNDLVLEHISFSAESGQTIGIIGSTGSGKTSLVQLIPRLYDAAGGEVLVDGVNVRDYSLKNLREGVGMVLQKNVLFSGTIEENLRWGNEDAPMEEIVEAAKSAQADGFVRSFQFEYGTEMGQGGVNVSGGQKQRLCIARALLKKPKILILDDSTSAVDTATEARIRESFQNELKDTTKIIIAQRISSVKDADLILVLEDGQIIGKGTHAELLESCEAYNEIYTTQMGSSKMGSVTGQEVTA, encoded by the coding sequence ATGAAACGGTACCGGAAATATATTGCGCCGTATCTCAGCTCGTTCATCATCGGCCCGCTCATGATGCTGACGGAGGTGGCCGGCGAGGTGTTCTTGCCGAAGCTCATGTCGATGATTATCAACAACGGCGTCGCAAACCGTGATATGGGCTATATTGCAAGAACCGGCGGCCTGATGCTTTTAGCCGTCGTCTTCATGGCCGCAGGCGGGATTCTGGGCGCTTATTTTTCATCGAAGGCAGCCATCTGCTTTACGAGCGATCTGCGGAGCGACGTGTTTAAGAAGGTGCAGCAGTTTTCTTTTGCGAACATTGACGAATTCAGCACCGGTTCCCTGGTGACACGGCTTACCAACGACATCCAGCAGGTGCAGAACGTGCTGATGATGGCGCTGCGGATGGCCCTGCGGTCGCCGGGCATGTTCATCGGGGCGTTAATTATGGCATTTACGATGAATGCCAGACTGGCACTCGTGATTCTGATTGTGATCCCTGTGCTTATTTTGAGCATCGGGCTGATTTTAAAGACGGCTTATCCGCGGTTTGAAATGCTTCAGAAAAAGCTGGACCGCTTAAACTCCGGGATCCAGGAGGCGCTCACCAACGTCCGCGTCGTCAAATCCTTTGTCCGTGAAGACTTTGAGATCCAAAAGTTTTCTGCTCTCAACGAAGACTTAAAGGACAGCAGCTTAAGGGCCATGAGAATCGTTATCATGACGATGCCGGTCATGATGCTCATGATGAATATCACGACGCTAGCCGTCGTCTGGTACGGCGGGAACCTGATTATTGCCGGAAGCATGCCGGTGGGCGATTTGACGGCATTTACGACTTACATTGTCCAGATTCTGATGTCGCTTATGATGCTCTCCATGATTTTTCTCCAGAGCTCCCGTGCCAGGGCGTCCTTGCGGCGTATCAACGAGGTCATGGATACGCCCATCGACTTAAACGATGATGAGGCGGCATATAAGGAGAAAAAGGTGGAGTCCGGCCGCGTGGAATTTAAGGATGTGAGTTTCGGCTACGGGAAAGGGGACGGCAGAAACGACCTGGTGCTCGAGCATATTTCCTTTTCGGCGGAGTCCGGCCAGACCATCGGCATCATCGGCTCCACGGGAAGCGGGAAGACGTCGCTTGTCCAGTTAATTCCCAGGCTCTATGACGCCGCAGGCGGTGAAGTGCTTGTGGACGGCGTCAATGTGCGGGATTATTCCTTAAAAAATCTCCGGGAGGGCGTCGGCATGGTGCTCCAGAAGAACGTGCTGTTTTCCGGCACCATCGAGGAGAACCTGCGCTGGGGAAACGAGGATGCACCCATGGAGGAAATCGTGGAGGCGGCAAAGAGCGCCCAGGCAGACGGCTTTGTCCGTTCCTTCCAGTTCGAGTACGGCACGGAGATGGGCCAGGGCGGCGTTAATGTCTCCGGCGGCCAGAAGCAGCGGCTCTGTATCGCCAGGGCGCTTCTTAAGAAGCCGAAAATCCTGATTCTCGACGATTCCACCAGCGCCGTGGATACGGCGACGGAAGCTAGGATCCGGGAGAGCTTCCAAAACGAGCTAAAGGACACGACAAAGATCATCATCGCCCAGAGGATCAGCTCCGTGAAAGACGCCGACCTGATTTTAGTCCTCGAGGACGGGCAGATCATCGGAAAGGGCACCCACGCAGAGCTTCTTGAAAGCTGCGAGGCATACAATGAAATTTACACGACCCAGATGGGAAGCTCGAAAATGGGCAGTGTGACGGGACAGGAGGTGACGGCATGA
- a CDS encoding ABC transporter ATP-binding protein, with protein sequence MTESERAKSLRRRYGNRMAEAPRRRGPGGPGRGPGGPRGGGQPKNMRPTIGRLMKYLEQDRLKLALAFVCVIVNTVASLAGSYLLRPIINTYIAPADGSRGSVSGLFGGLMVMACVYIVGVAANYFQARIMLTVAQDALLRIRTDLFAKMQALPVRFYDTNANGDLMSRFTNDVDTIGNMLSSTLVQLFAGALSIIGTLGLMIYTNLYLTVITLVLIPLMLKAGGAVASRSQKFFNAQQSALGALNGYIEETITGQKVVKVFCHEEIAEEEFDILNKDLRNKQIKAQFLGGMMGPVMNNLSQVNYSLTACIGGLLCVLRGFDVGGLTVFLNFSRQFSRPINEISMQVSNVFSALAGAERVFAVMDEEPEPADDEDAVAFKDMRGNVVLDHVTFGYTPDKVILKDISLYAKPGQKIAFVGSTGAGKTTITNLINRFYDIQSGSITIDGVDIRHIKREELRKNIAMVLQDTHLFTGTVMENIRYGRLDATDEEVIQAAKTASAHSFIMRLPHGYDTMLESDGANLSQGQRQLLNIARAAVSKAPILILDEATSSVDTRTEKHIEEGMDRLMADRTTFVIAHRLSTVRNANAIMVLENGEIIERGDHDDLLAQKGRYYELYTGISELD encoded by the coding sequence ATGACAGAGAGCGAGAGAGCGAAAAGCTTAAGGCGCCGCTACGGGAACCGGATGGCGGAGGCGCCGAGAAGGCGCGGGCCAGGCGGCCCGGGAAGAGGCCCGGGCGGGCCGAGAGGCGGCGGACAGCCGAAAAACATGAGGCCCACCATCGGCCGTCTGATGAAATATCTGGAGCAGGATCGGTTAAAGCTTGCGCTGGCCTTTGTCTGCGTCATCGTCAATACGGTGGCTTCCCTGGCCGGATCGTACCTTTTGAGACCGATTATCAATACCTATATTGCGCCGGCAGACGGCAGCCGCGGGAGCGTGTCCGGCCTTTTCGGCGGCCTTATGGTGATGGCCTGTGTTTACATCGTCGGTGTGGCAGCCAACTATTTCCAGGCGCGGATCATGCTGACCGTGGCCCAGGATGCGCTGCTTCGGATCCGCACCGACTTGTTTGCGAAGATGCAGGCGCTTCCCGTGCGGTTTTATGACACCAACGCAAACGGCGATCTGATGAGCCGGTTCACCAACGACGTGGACACCATCGGGAACATGCTGAGCAGCACGCTGGTGCAGCTTTTTGCAGGGGCTTTAAGCATCATCGGCACTCTGGGGCTCATGATTTATACGAATCTTTACCTGACGGTGATTACTTTGGTGCTGATCCCGTTAATGCTGAAGGCCGGCGGCGCCGTCGCAAGCCGCAGCCAGAAGTTTTTCAACGCCCAGCAGTCGGCTCTCGGCGCTTTAAACGGCTATATCGAGGAGACGATCACCGGGCAGAAGGTGGTGAAGGTGTTCTGCCATGAAGAGATCGCGGAGGAGGAATTTGACATCCTCAATAAGGATCTCAGGAACAAACAGATCAAGGCCCAGTTTTTGGGCGGCATGATGGGGCCGGTCATGAACAATCTGAGCCAGGTCAATTACTCCCTGACTGCCTGCATCGGCGGCCTGCTCTGTGTGCTCAGGGGCTTTGACGTCGGCGGGCTGACCGTATTTTTAAACTTTTCCAGGCAGTTTTCCAGGCCCATCAACGAGATTTCCATGCAGGTCTCCAACGTCTTTTCGGCGCTCGCAGGCGCGGAACGTGTCTTTGCTGTCATGGACGAGGAGCCGGAGCCGGCCGACGATGAAGATGCCGTGGCCTTTAAGGACATGCGCGGCAACGTGGTTCTCGACCATGTGACCTTCGGCTATACGCCGGATAAGGTGATTTTAAAGGACATCAGCCTCTATGCAAAGCCGGGGCAGAAGATCGCCTTTGTCGGCTCCACCGGCGCAGGAAAGACGACGATTACCAACTTAATCAACAGGTTTTACGACATCCAGTCGGGCTCCATCACCATCGACGGCGTGGACATCCGCCATATCAAGCGGGAGGAGCTGCGGAAAAACATCGCCATGGTGCTCCAGGATACCCACCTTTTTACGGGGACGGTCATGGAGAACATCCGCTACGGGCGCCTTGACGCCACCGACGAGGAGGTCATCCAGGCGGCAAAGACGGCGTCGGCCCATTCCTTTATCATGCGGCTGCCCCACGGCTATGATACGATGTTAGAGAGCGACGGCGCCAATTTGAGCCAGGGGCAGAGGCAGCTTCTTAATATTGCCAGGGCGGCCGTCTCCAAAGCGCCGATTTTAATTCTGGACGAGGCCACCAGCTCCGTCGATACGAGGACGGAAAAGCACATCGAGGAGGGCATGGACCGGCTGATGGCAGACAGGACGACGTTCGTGATTGCCCACCGGCTTTCCACCGTAAGAAACGCCAACGCCATCATGGTTCTGGAGAACGGCGAGATCATCGAGCGCGGCGACCACGACGATCTGCTGGCCCAGAAGGGGCGGTACTATGAGCTCTACACGGGAATTTCCGAGCTGGATTAG
- a CDS encoding transposase, with product MRKYSAEDKLRMVKLILEAKHSITSVSTGEGIHPTTLEEWIRNYQSMGSETFYNKGWTKRTSAEKEIAVQEYLSGLGSLRDICKKYKISSTRTLRQWIALYNGHKELKASRTGGCSLMTKGRKTTFEERVEIASYCISHGHNYAETSENFKVSYQQARNYTIKYETGGVPALQDNRGKRKSEDSLTEVEKLQAELKLEKAKRQRAEMELSFLKKLEEIERRRG from the coding sequence ATGCGTAAATATTCTGCTGAAGATAAATTACGAATGGTAAAGCTTATTTTGGAAGCTAAACATAGTATTACATCTGTATCAACAGGCGAAGGAATTCATCCTACTACTTTAGAAGAATGGATTCGTAATTATCAGTCTATGGGTTCAGAAACCTTTTACAACAAAGGATGGACCAAAAGAACTTCTGCCGAGAAAGAGATTGCCGTACAAGAGTATCTTTCTGGTCTTGGTTCACTACGTGATATTTGTAAAAAATATAAAATTTCCAGTACTCGTACACTCAGGCAATGGATTGCGCTGTATAATGGTCATAAGGAACTGAAGGCTTCCAGAACAGGAGGATGTAGTCTTATGACCAAAGGAAGAAAAACAACGTTTGAAGAAAGAGTGGAAATTGCATCCTACTGCATTTCCCATGGCCATAACTATGCTGAAACATCAGAAAACTTTAAGGTGTCCTATCAGCAGGCACGAAATTACACTATCAAATACGAAACAGGCGGAGTTCCTGCATTACAGGATAACCGCGGCAAAAGAAAATCGGAAGATTCTCTTACAGAGGTGGAAAAGCTTCAAGCGGAGTTGAAACTGGAAAAAGCCAAACGGCAACGTGCAGAAATGGAGTTATCATTCTTAAAAAAATTAGAGGAAATCGAAAGGAGGCGGGGCTGA
- a CDS encoding MATE family efflux transporter: protein MKKSYEIDMVNGPILGKILVYSIPLMLSGILQLLFNAADVIVVGRYAGSQSLAAVGSTSALINLLVNVFIGLSVGVNVMVARYYGARRETAVNETIHTAVALSLVSGLFLVVIGLLLARPLLELMGTPDDVLGKAALYMRIYFAGMPVTMLYNFGAAVLRAVGDTRRPLYFLTFAGIVNVVLNLFFVIALNMDVAGVALATVISQCISAGLVVRCLMKSEGCLKLHIKKLRIRRLLLIKIMRIGLPAGLQGAVFSVSNVLIQSSVNSFGSVVMAGNTASSNIEGFIYNAMNAVYQTNLSFTSQNFGAKKYGRINKIMVTCIAVVAAVGISLGMAAFAAGDFLLGIYSSDAEVLKYGMIRLSIIGTTYFLCGIMDTMVGSIRGIGYSVMPMLVSLTGACGLRILWIFTIFQWHRTLMTLYISYPVTWIVTAAAHFICFMIVRKRLPKEDY from the coding sequence ATGAAAAAATCCTATGAGATCGATATGGTCAACGGCCCAATCCTGGGCAAAATCCTGGTGTACTCCATTCCGCTCATGCTGTCAGGTATTCTCCAGCTTTTGTTTAACGCGGCGGACGTGATTGTCGTCGGCCGGTACGCCGGGAGCCAGTCTCTGGCGGCGGTGGGCTCCACCAGCGCCTTAATCAACCTTCTCGTGAATGTCTTCATCGGCCTTTCCGTGGGCGTCAACGTCATGGTAGCGCGGTACTACGGCGCCAGGCGGGAGACAGCCGTCAACGAGACGATCCACACGGCCGTGGCTTTAAGCCTCGTGAGCGGCCTGTTTTTAGTGGTAATCGGTCTGCTTCTTGCACGGCCCCTTCTGGAGCTTATGGGAACGCCGGACGACGTGCTGGGCAAAGCGGCTCTTTACATGCGGATTTATTTTGCAGGAATGCCGGTGACGATGCTCTATAACTTCGGCGCAGCCGTCCTGCGGGCCGTCGGCGATACGAGGCGGCCGCTTTACTTCCTGACCTTTGCAGGAATCGTCAACGTGGTTCTGAACCTGTTTTTCGTCATCGCCCTGAATATGGACGTGGCGGGCGTTGCCCTGGCGACGGTGATTTCCCAGTGTATTTCCGCCGGCCTTGTGGTGCGCTGCCTGATGAAAAGCGAGGGCTGCCTCAAATTACATATTAAGAAGCTGCGGATCCGGCGGCTCCTTCTCATTAAAATCATGCGGATCGGCCTTCCGGCCGGTCTCCAGGGCGCAGTGTTCTCCGTGTCCAACGTGCTGATCCAGTCGTCGGTTAACTCCTTCGGCTCCGTCGTCATGGCCGGGAACACGGCTTCCTCGAATATTGAGGGCTTTATCTACAACGCCATGAACGCGGTCTACCAGACGAACTTAAGCTTTACAAGCCAGAACTTCGGCGCGAAGAAATACGGCCGCATCAATAAAATCATGGTGACATGCATCGCCGTCGTGGCGGCTGTCGGGATCAGTCTCGGAATGGCGGCTTTTGCGGCGGGGGATTTCCTTCTTGGCATCTATTCGTCGGATGCAGAAGTGCTGAAGTACGGAATGATCCGTCTTTCGATCATCGGCACCACGTATTTCCTCTGCGGGATCATGGATACCATGGTGGGCAGCATCCGCGGCATCGGCTATTCGGTGATGCCGATGCTTGTCTCCTTAACGGGCGCCTGCGGCCTCAGGATCCTCTGGATCTTTACGATTTTCCAGTGGCACCGCACGCTGATGACGCTCTATATTTCTTATCCTGTCACATGGATCGTCACGGCCGCGGCCCACTTCATCTGCTTTATGATTGTGCGGAAGCGGCTTCCGAAAGAAGATTATTAA
- a CDS encoding RnfABCDGE type electron transport complex subunit D, with protein sequence MSNLFHVSSSPHVRSKVATKNLMYDVAIAMLPATAWGVIQFGVYSLFVVVATVLACVLSEYVFESLMGKPITISDGSAVVTGMILGLNMPPTIPIWIPVLGGVFAIIIVKQLYGGLGQNWMNPALAARCFLLISFAGPMTRFYDPSIDAVASATPLAAMKAGGEYDLMAMFLGKIPGTIGEVSTVALLIGAAYLLYKKVISIKIPAAYILTFAVFAFIFGRQDLSYVAAEVCGGGLIFGAFFMATDYVTSPITPGGQLVFGVILGLLTGLFRIFGGSAEGVSYAIIICNMLVPLIEKATLPTAFGKGGKKNGSK encoded by the coding sequence ATGAGTAATTTATTTCATGTATCATCCTCACCTCATGTACGCAGCAAGGTTGCCACGAAGAACCTGATGTACGATGTGGCGATTGCCATGCTTCCGGCGACAGCCTGGGGTGTGATACAGTTTGGGGTTTATTCCCTGTTTGTTGTTGTTGCAACGGTTCTGGCATGCGTCCTCAGCGAGTATGTCTTTGAATCCCTCATGGGAAAACCGATTACGATCAGTGACGGCAGTGCCGTCGTGACGGGCATGATCCTGGGCCTTAACATGCCGCCGACCATCCCGATCTGGATCCCGGTTTTAGGCGGCGTCTTTGCGATCATCATCGTAAAGCAGCTTTACGGCGGCCTCGGACAGAACTGGATGAACCCGGCGCTTGCGGCCAGGTGTTTCCTTTTGATTTCCTTTGCAGGCCCGATGACACGGTTCTATGACCCGTCCATCGACGCTGTTGCAAGTGCGACGCCTCTTGCTGCGATGAAGGCAGGCGGCGAGTATGACCTGATGGCCATGTTCCTTGGAAAGATTCCGGGAACCATCGGCGAGGTTTCCACGGTGGCTCTTTTGATCGGTGCGGCTTACCTTTTATATAAGAAGGTTATAAGCATCAAGATCCCGGCAGCCTACATACTGACCTTTGCCGTGTTCGCGTTTATTTTCGGCCGGCAGGATCTTTCCTATGTGGCGGCTGAGGTCTGCGGCGGCGGCCTTATTTTCGGCGCCTTCTTCATGGCGACGGACTATGTCACAAGCCCGATTACTCCTGGCGGCCAGCTTGTTTTCGGCGTGATTTTGGGACTCCTTACGGGGCTTTTCCGTATTTTCGGCGGCAGCGCAGAGGGCGTTTCCTATGCGATCATCATCTGCAACATGCTTGTGCCGTTAATTGAAAAGGCCACGCTTCCAACAGCATTCGGAAAAGGGGGTAAGAAAAATGGCAGCAAGTAA
- the rsxC gene encoding electron transport complex subunit RsxC, with protein MGLRTFIGGVHPYEGKELSEDKPIQVIQPKGELVFPLSQHIGAPAKPLVAKGDQVLVGQKIAEAGGFISANVICSVSGTVKAIEPRLVANGSMVSSIIVENDGEYKAVEGFGVPRDYTELSKQEIRDIVKEAGIVGLGGAGFPTNVKLTPKDENAIDYVIVNAAECEPYLTSDYRVMMEQPEKLVGGLKVILKLFDKAKGVIGIEENKPQAIEKLTALVKDEPRIEVCPLKTKYPQGGERFLIYAVTGGREINSTMLPADAGCIVDNVDTVVSIYNAVCENIPLIRRIITVTGDAVANPQNFEVRLGTNYRELLEAAGGFKTEPEKMISGGPMMGQALFSLDIPVMKTSSALTCFTKDEVSANAETACIRCGRCVEVCPGHVVPVLMMAAAERSDLALFEKLNGMECCECGSCTYICPAHRPLTQAFKEMRKAVMAARRKKA; from the coding sequence ATGGGTCTGAGGACATTTATTGGCGGCGTTCATCCCTATGAGGGGAAAGAGCTGTCCGAAGATAAGCCGATTCAGGTCATCCAGCCCAAAGGCGAGCTGGTATTCCCGCTGTCTCAGCACATCGGCGCCCCGGCCAAGCCCCTTGTCGCAAAAGGCGATCAGGTGCTGGTGGGACAGAAGATTGCTGAAGCCGGCGGTTTTATTTCGGCAAACGTCATCTGTTCCGTCTCGGGAACGGTAAAGGCCATCGAACCGAGGCTTGTGGCAAACGGCAGCATGGTTTCCTCCATTATCGTGGAAAACGACGGGGAATATAAGGCCGTGGAGGGCTTCGGCGTGCCGCGGGATTATACGGAGCTTTCCAAGCAGGAGATCCGCGACATTGTGAAGGAGGCCGGGATTGTAGGCCTCGGCGGCGCCGGTTTCCCGACGAACGTAAAGCTGACGCCAAAGGATGAAAACGCCATCGACTATGTAATCGTCAATGCGGCAGAGTGTGAGCCGTATCTGACCTCCGATTACCGCGTGATGATGGAACAGCCGGAGAAGCTCGTCGGCGGTCTGAAGGTGATTTTAAAGCTTTTCGACAAGGCGAAGGGCGTCATCGGTATCGAGGAGAACAAGCCGCAGGCCATCGAAAAACTGACGGCGCTTGTAAAGGACGAGCCGCGGATTGAGGTTTGCCCGTTAAAGACGAAGTATCCGCAGGGAGGCGAGCGTTTCTTAATCTATGCCGTGACCGGCGGCAGAGAGATCAACTCCACCATGCTCCCGGCCGACGCCGGCTGTATCGTGGACAACGTGGATACGGTTGTCTCGATTTATAATGCAGTCTGTGAGAATATTCCGTTAATCCGCAGGATTATCACTGTGACCGGTGATGCTGTTGCGAATCCGCAGAATTTCGAGGTACGCCTCGGAACGAATTACAGAGAACTTTTAGAAGCTGCCGGCGGCTTTAAGACCGAGCCGGAAAAGATGATCTCCGGCGGCCCGATGATGGGGCAGGCGCTGTTCTCTCTGGATATCCCGGTGATGAAGACCTCCTCGGCCCTGACCTGCTTTACGAAGGATGAGGTTTCCGCAAACGCCGAGACGGCCTGCATCCGCTGCGGACGCTGCGTCGAGGTATGTCCCGGCCACGTTGTGCCGGTGCTTATGATGGCGGCGGCAGAGCGGAGCGATCTGGCTTTGTTTGAGAAACTGAACGGTATGGAATGCTGCGAATGCGGAAGCTGTACCTATATCTGTCCGGCCCACCGTCCACTGACCCAGGCATTCAAGGAAATGCGGAAGGCTGTGATGGCGGCCAGAAGAAAGAAAGCGTAG